A genomic segment from Lutzomyia longipalpis isolate SR_M1_2022 chromosome 3, ASM2433408v1 encodes:
- the LOC129794094 gene encoding protein painting of fourth, whose product MTVFEFCYCFESGKEFFLDFPGQMKRRSEVPTARRPKRGIQMNNSGFSEPCPELFFPRTSNEIHIARNWRPTLPLQLQSLLLNPVRPAPPPSPPVPTPPPPPNPRPNPPEPPNQRASRREPKFRNWRKPTTHQTSDTNGDASMAKMLLIKFPDPKITRELVQKFSSSIDLVVFQQSVAPRQCLVRLHPEADVEAAIAELSRIPFGGGMISAELKNPDKEIKSNSLDEIDFCRIIVGNLPLNVPQEAIKGIFPTADSVEISPFIRLKSSQTAVFQFKSKEEAFDVYRQNRKLLFENRHLTIRFYRKRALANKSRVSATEKTPSQEERSPEKKRKADSGPLDGSSERDSISTETASERVESNSEEIDTKDNVFGEAAKLIEDFSSRTTPPYSPDITVKMEIEENPPSIHPEIPETAATAIKSELNETDSEELEDKIYEKLISAKESVEEHEKANEDDDEKSEVSQEETNDGDILKCSSNKWNVLRQDEELQLETVGQQGPIDCDSMSCGSFLATSVFGRTNQASLVDTW is encoded by the exons atgactgtatttGAGTTTTGTTATTGTTTTGAAagtggaaaagaatttttcctcgATTTTCCTGGCCAGATGAAGCGAAGAAGTGAAGTGCCTACAGCAAGAAGACCTAAGCGGGGCATACAGATGAATAATTCGGGTTTTTCAGAACCTTGTCCAGAGTTATTCTTCCCCAGGACATCCAATGAGATACATATTGCTAGGAATTGGCGACCAACACTTCCGCTGCAGCTGCAGTCGCTTCTCCTGAACCCCGTGCGACCAGCTCCTCCACCTTCACCGCCAGTTCCTACTCCGCCACCACCACCGAATCCACGACCAAATCCACCGGAACCCCCAAATCAGAGAGCAAGTCGTCGGGAACCTAAATTCAGGAATTGGAGGAAGCCCACAACCCACCAGACCAGTGACACAAATGGCGATGCCTCCATGGCTAAGATGTTGCTAATTAAGTTTCCTGACCCAAAAATCACGCGGGAACTTGTGCAGAAATTCTCAAGCTCCATTGATTTGGTAGTCTTTCAGCAATCAGTTGCACCACGTCAGTGCCTCGTGAGGCTCCATCCGGAAGCAGATGTGGAGGCTGCAATTGCAGAACTGTCCAGGATACCTTTTGGCGGGGGAATGATTTCGGCTGAATTGAAGAATCCTGACAAGGAGATTAAATCCAATTCCTtggatgaaattgatttttgtcgAATAATTGTGGGGAATCTACCACTAAATGTGCCCCAGGAAGCCATTAAAGGGATTTTTCCTACAGCAGATAGTGTGGAAATAAGCCCTTTCATACGGCTGAAGAGCTCACAGACTGCCGTCTTTCAATTCAAATCCAAAGAGGAAGCTTTTGATGTGTACAGGCAGAATCGGAAGTTGCTGTTTGAGAATCGACACCTCACAATTCGCTTCTACCGCAAACGTGCTCTAGCAAACAAATCACGGGTATCTGCAACTGAGAAGACTCCAAGTCAGGAAGAGAGGAGTCcggagaagaaaagaaaagctgaTTCTGGACCTTTAGACGGTTCCTCTGAAAGGGACTCCATTTCCACAGAAACTGCATCTGAACGAGTTGAATCAAATTCAGAAGAGATTGATACCAAAGATAATGTTTTCGGGGAAGCTGCCAAGTTAATTGAAGACTTTTCATCCCGAACAACTCCTCCTTATAGCCCAGACATAACCGTGAAGATGGAAATAGAAGAAAACCCACCAAGTATACATCCAGAAATTCCTGAAACTGCAGCAACAGCGATTAAGAgtgaattaaatgaaacagATTCAGAGGAATTGGAAGACAAGATCTATGAGAAGCTCATCAGCGCCAAGGAGTCGGTGGAGGAGCATGAAAAAG CAAACGAAGATGACGATGAAAAGTCGGAAGTGAGTCAGGAGGAGACAAATGATGGGGATATACTAAAGTGCAGCTCCAATAAATGGAATGTTCTTAGACAGGATGAGGAGCTACAGCTAGAAACAGTCGGACAGCAAG GCCCAATTGACTGCGATTCCATGTCCTGTGGCAGCTTTCTCGCCACTTCCGTCTTCGGGAGAACAAATCAAGCATCTCTCGTCGATACTTGGTAA